Proteins encoded within one genomic window of Acinetobacter sp. WCHA55:
- a CDS encoding efflux RND transporter permease subunit, translating to MHTNHDLPKPEGLFERIIQFSIQNAIWVMLFVCTWIAVGVYSYQKLPIDAVPDITNTQVQINTQANGFTALEVEQRITYPIETAMAGIPDLQLTRSISRYGLSQVTIVFKDGTDIYWARQQINQRVQEAKADLPSDVSPTMSPVSTGLGEIYQWVIKAEPNAKKADGTAYSAMDLREIQDWIVRPQLQRVAGVAEVNSIGGFNKTYVVAPDLNRMQQLNISLSQLQTALQENNENRGAGFIEENGQQLTVRVPGTLNSLADIENTTVASPNGNPIRVADIAQVSIDHDLRTGGATYNGEETVLGIAMMMMGENSRTVSKAVDAKIQEVQSSLPQGVKIETVYDRTTLVEKAIKTVQKNLVEGAILVIVILFLFLGNIRAALITACVIPLSMLFTLTGMAQQNISANLMSLGALDFGIIVDGAVVIVENCIRRLAHAQQLLKRPLTQSERFKEVFLAARQARRPLIFGQLIILVVYLPIFALTGVEAKMFHPMALTVVLALVAAIILSISFVPAAVALFVKGDIKETESRWMLSLKERYQRVLDCAYQYKAVVLTFALCLLVLTGLLATRIGSEFAPQLSEGDFAVQQLRSPSTGLEESLRIQENTEKLLLKKFPEIHAIFARTGTAEVATDVMPPNISDGYVMLKPRDAWPNPKETLDELRSRMQAYLATLPGNNSEFSQPIELRFNELISGVRSDVGVKIFGDDMQVLNAEAEKISKLIQQVSGSTAVKVEQTSGLPLLNVEIDKSLAAQYGLSVKTIQDYVSAGIGGQNVGEILQGDRRFDFVIRLSEQDRSVSGIAQLPIQLPNGGSILLTDIATVKMMDGINQVSRENGKRRVIVTANVEGRDLGSFVTEVQTQLKQYPLPSGYWIEYGGQFENLASAQARMQIVIPLALLTIFILLMAVFHNIKESLLVFTGVPFALTGGVLFLWLRDIPLSMSAGIGFIALSGVAVLNGLVMLTFIKELRGQYHLHEAVWQGAILRLRPVLMTACVASLGFVPMALATGTGAEVQRPLATVVIGGIISSTLLTLVLLPVLYRWMNAKKETEI from the coding sequence ATGCACACTAATCATGATTTACCCAAGCCTGAAGGCTTGTTTGAACGAATTATTCAGTTCTCTATTCAAAATGCCATTTGGGTCATGCTCTTTGTCTGCACGTGGATTGCGGTTGGGGTATACAGCTATCAAAAGCTACCAATTGATGCAGTGCCTGATATTACCAATACGCAAGTACAAATTAATACCCAAGCCAATGGTTTTACCGCACTGGAGGTTGAACAGCGGATTACCTATCCAATTGAAACGGCTATGGCGGGTATTCCAGATTTACAACTGACTCGTTCGATTTCACGCTATGGTTTGTCCCAAGTCACCATCGTATTTAAGGATGGTACAGACATCTATTGGGCACGCCAGCAGATTAATCAGCGGGTACAAGAAGCCAAAGCGGATTTACCCAGTGATGTTTCTCCAACCATGTCGCCAGTTTCAACAGGTTTAGGTGAAATTTATCAATGGGTCATTAAAGCAGAACCGAATGCCAAAAAAGCCGATGGTACAGCTTATAGTGCGATGGACTTGCGGGAGATCCAAGATTGGATCGTTCGTCCGCAATTGCAACGTGTTGCAGGGGTTGCAGAGGTCAACAGTATTGGCGGGTTTAACAAAACCTACGTGGTTGCTCCTGACTTAAACCGTATGCAGCAGTTGAATATTTCCTTGAGCCAACTGCAAACCGCTTTACAGGAAAACAATGAAAACCGTGGGGCAGGCTTTATTGAGGAAAATGGTCAGCAGCTCACAGTTCGTGTGCCTGGCACACTCAACAGTCTTGCAGACATTGAAAATACAACAGTTGCCAGCCCAAATGGGAACCCGATCCGTGTTGCGGATATTGCGCAGGTTTCAATTGATCATGACCTCCGAACAGGAGGCGCAACCTATAATGGCGAAGAAACTGTACTCGGCATCGCTATGATGATGATGGGTGAAAACAGTCGAACGGTGTCTAAAGCTGTCGATGCCAAAATTCAAGAGGTGCAAAGCAGTTTACCGCAAGGCGTTAAAATCGAAACAGTTTATGACCGCACGACTTTAGTAGAAAAAGCCATTAAAACGGTGCAAAAGAACTTGGTTGAAGGCGCAATCTTGGTGATTGTGATCCTCTTTTTATTCTTGGGTAATATTCGTGCTGCGTTAATTACAGCCTGTGTGATTCCACTGTCTATGCTGTTTACTTTAACGGGTATGGCACAACAGAACATCAGTGCCAACCTGATGAGTTTAGGGGCATTGGATTTCGGGATTATTGTCGACGGTGCAGTGGTAATTGTTGAAAACTGTATTCGCCGTTTAGCCCATGCACAACAACTGCTCAAACGACCGTTAACTCAGTCGGAACGCTTTAAAGAAGTATTTTTAGCAGCGCGCCAAGCTCGCCGTCCACTTATTTTTGGTCAGCTGATTATTTTAGTGGTGTATTTACCGATTTTTGCACTGACTGGCGTAGAAGCCAAAATGTTCCACCCAATGGCTTTGACGGTTGTACTTGCACTCGTTGCAGCCATTATTTTGTCGATCAGCTTCGTACCTGCGGCTGTTGCACTTTTTGTTAAAGGTGACATTAAAGAAACTGAAAGCCGTTGGATGTTGTCGTTAAAAGAGCGATATCAGCGAGTATTGGACTGTGCCTATCAGTACAAAGCGGTGGTTTTAACCTTTGCACTGTGCTTATTGGTATTAACAGGTTTACTTGCAACGCGTATCGGTAGTGAATTTGCGCCGCAACTGAGTGAAGGTGACTTTGCTGTACAGCAACTGCGTTCCCCTAGTACAGGTTTAGAAGAATCACTTCGTATTCAGGAAAACACGGAAAAGCTACTTCTGAAAAAATTCCCTGAAATACACGCTATTTTTGCGCGTACAGGTACGGCAGAAGTGGCGACCGATGTGATGCCGCCTAATATTTCAGATGGTTATGTCATGTTGAAACCCCGTGATGCGTGGCCAAACCCGAAAGAAACATTGGATGAACTGCGTAGCCGTATGCAGGCGTATTTAGCGACATTGCCCGGTAACAACAGTGAGTTTTCTCAGCCAATTGAACTGCGTTTTAATGAGTTAATATCGGGTGTACGTAGTGATGTCGGTGTCAAAATCTTTGGTGATGACATGCAAGTATTAAATGCGGAAGCTGAAAAAATCAGTAAATTGATTCAACAAGTTTCAGGCAGTACCGCAGTCAAAGTTGAACAAACATCGGGTTTACCTTTGCTTAATGTTGAAATTGATAAAAGCTTGGCAGCGCAATATGGCCTAAGTGTTAAAACCATACAAGACTATGTGTCAGCAGGCATTGGTGGGCAAAATGTCGGTGAAATTTTACAGGGCGACCGCCGTTTTGACTTTGTGATTCGACTCAGTGAACAAGACCGTAGTGTCAGTGGGATTGCGCAACTGCCAATACAACTTCCAAATGGCGGCAGTATTTTACTCACCGATATTGCCACGGTAAAAATGATGGATGGTATTAACCAAGTCAGCCGTGAAAATGGCAAACGTCGTGTGATAGTCACTGCGAATGTGGAAGGGCGTGATTTGGGCTCTTTTGTCACAGAGGTACAAACTCAACTGAAGCAGTATCCACTACCAAGTGGCTATTGGATTGAATATGGTGGTCAGTTTGAAAATCTGGCTTCGGCACAGGCTCGAATGCAGATTGTGATTCCACTAGCATTATTGACGATCTTTATTTTGCTGATGGCTGTTTTCCATAACATTAAAGAAAGCCTACTGGTGTTCACGGGTGTTCCATTTGCTTTAACAGGTGGTGTGCTTTTCTTATGGTTAAGAGACATTCCCTTGTCGATGTCGGCGGGTATTGGTTTCATTGCCTTGTCTGGCGTTGCCGTCTTAAATGGTTTGGTCATGCTGACCTTCATTAAAGAGTTAAGAGGGCAATACCACTTACATGAAGCTGTTTGGCAGGGGGCGATTTTGCGCTTAAGACCTGTTTTAATGACTGCTTGTGTGGCGTCCTTAGGTTTTGTTCCCATGGCACTTGCCACGGGCACAGGGGCAGAGGTTCAACGTCCACTGGCGACCGTGGTAATTGGTGGAATTATTTCTTCGACGTTATTGACCTTGGTACTATTGCCAGTGTTGTATCGTTGGATGAATGCTAAAAAAGAAACGGAAATTTAA
- a CDS encoding DMT family transporter, with translation MTITWILFTLMAAFMQAWRNAFQKQLSATVDVYGVTLARFIFALPLALIYISCLYHVQPVTDSVHFNLRFAIYVLIAALSQIAATALMVQLFKQKNYAIGVGLAKSEAVLAAIIAVVFLSDHLSLLGWFGVAVGGFAVFLMSKGRDFSDFSVPTLCIGIGSGLCFAITSLLVREASLELDNLPFIHRAAWVLLMVIGTQCFLLLMYLGIFRRVTLWAMWQRIGLTFRVSLCSFLASLGWFSAMSMQSVPIVKTLGQVEIIFSMLISAYFFKEKLARAEHLGIVLVVIAAFLVIWA, from the coding sequence ATGACAATAACATGGATTCTTTTTACGCTTATGGCTGCTTTTATGCAGGCTTGGCGCAACGCTTTTCAAAAGCAACTTAGTGCCACTGTAGATGTTTATGGAGTGACTCTAGCGCGGTTCATCTTTGCTTTACCTTTAGCACTGATTTACATCAGTTGTCTTTACCATGTTCAACCTGTGACAGATTCAGTCCATTTCAATCTCCGTTTTGCTATTTATGTGCTTATTGCTGCGTTAAGCCAAATTGCAGCAACAGCACTAATGGTGCAACTTTTTAAGCAAAAAAATTATGCAATTGGAGTGGGGCTTGCTAAAAGTGAGGCAGTACTTGCCGCAATTATCGCCGTGGTCTTTTTATCCGATCATTTAAGTCTTTTGGGCTGGTTTGGGGTCGCTGTAGGAGGCTTTGCGGTATTTTTAATGTCTAAGGGGCGTGACTTTTCTGATTTTTCCGTACCAACTTTATGTATAGGTATCGGTAGTGGTTTATGTTTTGCCATTACTTCGCTCTTGGTACGTGAGGCAAGTTTAGAACTAGATAATTTACCGTTTATTCACCGTGCGGCTTGGGTGCTTTTAATGGTGATTGGGACTCAGTGCTTTTTACTTTTAATGTATTTGGGTATATTTCGCCGTGTAACATTATGGGCCATGTGGCAGCGTATTGGACTTACATTTCGTGTCAGTTTATGTAGTTTTTTGGCGTCACTGGGTTGGTTTAGTGCCATGAGCATGCAGTCCGTGCCCATTGTAAAAACCTTGGGGCAGGTTGAGATTATTTTTAGTATGTTGATTTCAGCTTACTTCTTTAAAGAAAAGTTAGCACGTGCTGAACATCTCGGTATTGTATTGGTGGTGATTGCTGCATTTTTAGTGATTTGGGCTTGA
- a CDS encoding DcaP family trimeric outer membrane transporter, protein MKQFKKNVLVVTLSMLSSAALHAQTNTTAEIEQLRNEINALKQMLQQNTQQQQQQAVQLSAVERQVLTTPKTVEKTGLGLTKGGAEFNLYGNVRMDASYQAEGGARDMPYNQINSVPLEGNAENSDRLRSTLSATRLGLDFKAPVADQNLNAKIEVDFLGGANLDNLRIRHAYLNYGNWLIGQTWSNFATPDYIPETIDALAYVGASIKRTPQVRYTHKFTPNTNLVAAVEDPKDASISQRMPAFTGRLNHKFNDALSVSGRAMAHEKRIQNQEEWAYGVGVGAKFDITPVTSVKADYYHVKGDSSFVSFTNPGVVATGTSIEQSEFDSITVGLTQKFNDKLRGTLAYGYMTFDKNQDYLDAVADDTKINKNLWQAWGNLFYSPVQPVSLGVEYVYGEREAFAPAANGSKKGEDNRVNLVAIYNF, encoded by the coding sequence ATGAAACAATTTAAGAAGAACGTTTTAGTTGTCACTTTATCCATGTTAAGTAGTGCAGCATTACACGCACAAACCAATACGACGGCAGAGATTGAGCAACTTAGAAATGAAATTAATGCGTTAAAACAAATGCTTCAACAGAATACCCAGCAACAACAGCAGCAAGCTGTTCAATTGAGCGCTGTTGAACGTCAAGTGTTGACGACGCCAAAAACGGTTGAAAAAACGGGTTTGGGTTTAACCAAAGGTGGGGCAGAGTTCAACTTATACGGTAATGTTCGAATGGATGCATCGTATCAAGCTGAAGGTGGTGCTCGTGATATGCCCTATAACCAAATCAATAGCGTGCCTTTAGAAGGTAATGCTGAAAATAGCGATCGTTTAAGATCAACCCTTTCAGCAACGAGATTAGGCTTGGACTTTAAAGCGCCAGTCGCCGATCAGAACTTAAATGCCAAAATTGAGGTCGACTTTTTAGGTGGCGCAAACCTTGATAATTTACGTATTCGTCATGCGTATTTAAACTATGGTAACTGGTTAATTGGTCAAACTTGGTCAAACTTTGCAACTCCAGACTACATCCCTGAAACGATTGATGCTTTGGCATATGTGGGGGCTTCAATTAAACGTACTCCTCAAGTGCGTTATACCCATAAATTCACGCCAAATACCAACTTAGTCGCGGCAGTGGAAGACCCGAAAGATGCCAGCATAAGCCAACGTATGCCTGCATTTACAGGACGACTAAATCATAAATTCAATGATGCACTTTCAGTTAGTGGACGTGCAATGGCGCATGAGAAACGTATTCAAAATCAGGAAGAATGGGCGTATGGCGTAGGTGTTGGTGCTAAATTTGACATCACCCCAGTAACCTCTGTGAAAGCTGACTACTACCATGTCAAAGGTGATAGTAGCTTTGTATCCTTTACGAACCCTGGCGTAGTTGCAACAGGCACAAGTATTGAACAAAGTGAGTTTGACTCAATTACTGTGGGTCTAACACAAAAGTTTAATGACAAATTACGCGGCACATTGGCTTATGGTTATATGACTTTTGATAAAAATCAGGACTACCTTGATGCTGTAGCGGATGATACCAAAATCAATAAAAACTTATGGCAAGCATGGGGGAATTTATTCTATAGCCCAGTTCAGCCTGTTAGCCTTGGTGTCGAGTATGTCTACGGTGAGCGTGAAGCGTTTGCACCTGCTGCAAATGGTAGTAAGAAAGGTGAAGACAACCGTGTGAATTTGGTTGCGATTTATAACTTCTAA
- a CDS encoding TolC family protein — MSNQLKAFIRQALAVGITTAAMQWSFAEPVKTLDEALAKVERYQNQSEIGQQRQSISELNIKNSGLWQNPSLNINQDGFGSNTDRELSIAISQPLDVFGQRKLNQKLAETAHQQGQLQQQLWTAQSQLVVKFAWSQLALAQVEKSLYAAQLKVSQNNLDSAKKRYQAGSIALVDYERAQIESLDMQRLYQQAILAEQVAQRQLSNLWGETKADIQLNATSMPWPDQSEVTVQRYIAEGWLEKLYALNIQQSNLNIESLKVLARPNPTLNVGMKRSQAPNENSDTTLGVGVDIPLNIFNRQQYSIPMAQRQQSLLNQQQQRELKQQILDIANAMHELKGLKQQFGAISQQTTLAEQVQVRTLQGFKAGKLSITDIQQANSQLQSIRLGQLQLLRQAWQTALTAEALSLGTSYEQISSSDAYSQISKNSIAQIQDLILGGAQ; from the coding sequence ATGTCGAATCAATTGAAGGCGTTTATACGCCAAGCCCTTGCTGTAGGCATAACAACAGCTGCGATGCAATGGAGTTTTGCCGAACCAGTCAAGACTTTGGATGAGGCTTTGGCAAAAGTAGAGCGTTATCAGAACCAAAGTGAAATTGGGCAACAGCGTCAAAGCATTTCAGAGCTGAACATCAAAAACAGTGGTTTATGGCAAAACCCTAGCTTAAATATCAATCAAGATGGTTTTGGTTCAAATACCGATCGTGAACTCAGTATTGCCATTAGCCAACCTTTAGATGTTTTTGGACAGCGTAAGCTCAATCAAAAACTCGCAGAAACAGCACACCAACAAGGCCAATTACAGCAACAACTGTGGACAGCACAAAGTCAATTGGTGGTGAAGTTTGCATGGTCGCAGTTGGCTTTGGCACAAGTTGAAAAATCGCTATATGCCGCACAGCTGAAAGTGAGTCAAAACAATTTAGACAGTGCCAAAAAGCGCTATCAGGCGGGCAGTATTGCTTTGGTTGACTATGAACGTGCGCAAATTGAAAGTTTAGATATGCAACGTTTATATCAACAAGCAATACTGGCAGAACAAGTGGCACAGCGTCAACTCTCAAACCTTTGGGGCGAAACCAAAGCTGATATTCAACTCAATGCGACCTCGATGCCATGGCCAGATCAAAGCGAAGTCACGGTACAGCGCTATATTGCGGAAGGTTGGTTGGAAAAGCTGTATGCCCTGAATATTCAACAGTCCAATTTAAACATTGAAAGTTTAAAAGTGCTGGCCCGTCCCAATCCGACCTTAAATGTCGGCATGAAACGGAGTCAAGCACCGAATGAAAATAGCGATACCACATTAGGTGTTGGTGTGGATATTCCGCTGAATATCTTTAACCGTCAGCAATACAGCATTCCGATGGCACAGCGTCAGCAAAGCTTGTTGAATCAGCAGCAACAGCGTGAGTTAAAACAGCAAATTTTAGATATCGCCAATGCCATGCATGAGCTCAAAGGACTAAAACAGCAGTTCGGTGCAATCAGTCAACAAACAACTTTGGCAGAACAAGTACAAGTACGTACATTACAAGGTTTCAAAGCCGGAAAGCTGTCTATTACCGACATTCAACAAGCCAACTCGCAACTACAAAGCATACGTCTTGGGCAGTTACAGTTATTGCGTCAAGCATGGCAGACCGCATTGACCGCAGAAGCGCTTAGCCTCGGCACTAGCTATGAACAGATCAGTAGTTCAGATGCTTATAGCCAAATTAGTAAAAACTCAATCGCACAAATACAAGACCTCATCCTTGGCGGAGCACAATAA
- a CDS encoding cation diffusion facilitator family transporter yields the protein MSGSHNHDHSHVEVTAKNAKKLTLALALTTTFLIVEVIAGFITQSLALLSDAAHMFTDAAALAIALAAIKIGQKPADDKRTFGYQRFEILAALFNAMMLFVVAIYILYEAYQRFSQPPEIQSMGMLVVAVLGLIINLISMKILVSSSQDSLNVKGAYLEVLSDALGSVGVIIGALVIYFTGWMWVDTVIAVLIGFWVLPRTWVLLKQSINILLEGVPSEIDIESLRNDLLALDGVKGIHQLKVWAITSKNVHLTAHLIAPDVDQRALYHQAVELLGHEHGITQVTLQIEDDECHPHQHEHSH from the coding sequence ATGAGCGGTTCTCATAACCATGATCATAGCCATGTTGAAGTGACTGCAAAAAATGCTAAGAAATTAACGCTTGCACTTGCCTTGACCACGACATTTTTAATTGTTGAGGTTATTGCTGGATTTATCACACAAAGTTTAGCCTTACTGTCCGATGCGGCGCACATGTTTACTGATGCTGCTGCTTTGGCGATTGCCTTAGCCGCCATCAAAATTGGACAAAAACCTGCCGATGATAAACGCACCTTTGGCTATCAACGGTTTGAAATCTTGGCAGCTTTGTTTAATGCCATGATGTTGTTTGTGGTGGCCATTTACATTTTATATGAAGCTTATCAGCGTTTTAGTCAGCCACCCGAAATCCAAAGTATGGGCATGCTGGTCGTTGCTGTTTTGGGTTTAATCATTAACCTAATTTCAATGAAAATTTTGGTGTCGAGCAGTCAAGACAGCTTAAATGTGAAAGGGGCTTATCTTGAGGTGCTGAGTGACGCCTTGGGCTCTGTGGGTGTGATCATAGGCGCATTGGTGATTTATTTCACGGGTTGGATGTGGGTAGATACCGTTATTGCGGTGTTGATCGGCTTTTGGGTCTTACCTCGAACTTGGGTGCTACTGAAACAAAGTATCAATATTTTGCTCGAAGGTGTTCCAAGTGAAATTGATATCGAATCTCTACGTAATGACTTGCTGGCTTTAGACGGTGTAAAAGGGATTCACCAACTTAAAGTTTGGGCCATTACCTCTAAAAATGTGCATTTAACCGCGCATTTGATTGCACCTGATGTAGATCAGAGAGCTTTATACCACCAAGCTGTAGAGTTATTAGGGCATGAGCACGGCATTACCCAAGTGACTTTGCAAATCGAAGATGATGAATGCCATCCACACCAACATGAACATAGTCATTAA
- a CDS encoding cation efflux protein, CzcI-like has translation MRSTTWISVLVALFMFQSLWNVAAAFCVHEEQKTQVVTQQNFHFGHHQSTLCVSDAKAHQQSSIDDHTQTANDQFELGEDHQDHLPSMAHLIIPKEKNYQLPLALEIKEPPQFFWHNAYQAPDLLGQHPPPELSPLMVG, from the coding sequence ATGCGTTCTACCACGTGGATTAGCGTCTTAGTTGCTTTATTCATGTTCCAAAGTCTTTGGAACGTGGCGGCAGCTTTTTGCGTCCATGAAGAACAAAAAACTCAAGTCGTGACGCAACAAAATTTTCATTTTGGGCATCATCAATCCACTTTGTGTGTATCGGATGCGAAAGCACATCAACAAAGTAGTATTGATGACCATACTCAAACGGCAAATGATCAGTTTGAATTGGGTGAAGACCATCAAGATCATTTGCCTTCAATGGCACATTTGATTATTCCGAAAGAGAAAAACTATCAACTGCCGCTCGCGCTTGAGATAAAAGAACCGCCACAATTTTTTTGGCATAATGCCTATCAAGCCCCTGATTTACTGGGGCAACATCCGCCTCCTGAACTTTCCCCGCTAATGGTGGGGTAG
- a CDS encoding SDR family NAD(P)-dependent oxidoreductase, which yields MKNFENKVAAITGAGSGIGQQLAIQLAKQGTHLALSDLNEQGLAETLNQVKDYPVSVTLTKLDVSDRKAVEDWAKQCEQDFGQINLVFNNAGVALASTVEGLSYEDAEWIFKINFWGVVYGTKAFLPYLKKSGAGHIVNISSLFGLTAQPTQSAYNATKFAVRGFTEALRQELDLENCGVSATCVHPGGIRTNIANSARMSDSIRALGMNPERASRSFNKMLKTPPDVAAQAILKAVKKDDRRVLIGTDAKIMDLVQRITPTGYTQAMNFLTGKKRQK from the coding sequence ATGAAAAATTTTGAAAATAAAGTGGCTGCGATCACAGGCGCAGGTTCAGGAATTGGGCAGCAGTTGGCGATTCAACTGGCTAAACAAGGCACACATTTGGCACTCAGTGATCTCAATGAGCAAGGTTTGGCAGAAACATTAAACCAGGTCAAAGATTATCCTGTTTCAGTCACGCTCACAAAACTTGATGTTTCAGACCGTAAGGCAGTAGAGGATTGGGCCAAACAATGTGAACAAGACTTTGGCCAGATCAATTTAGTTTTTAATAATGCAGGTGTTGCCTTAGCCAGTACTGTTGAAGGCTTGAGCTATGAAGATGCCGAGTGGATCTTTAAAATCAATTTTTGGGGTGTGGTGTATGGAACCAAAGCTTTTTTACCCTACTTAAAGAAAAGTGGTGCTGGGCATATTGTGAATATTTCAAGCTTATTTGGACTCACTGCACAGCCTACCCAGAGTGCCTATAATGCGACAAAATTTGCTGTTCGTGGTTTTACCGAAGCACTACGTCAAGAACTAGACCTAGAAAACTGTGGTGTCAGTGCGACTTGTGTTCACCCAGGTGGTATACGAACCAATATCGCCAATAGTGCTCGAATGAGTGACAGTATTCGTGCGCTAGGTATGAACCCAGAGCGTGCCAGCCGTTCCTTCAATAAAATGCTTAAAACTCCGCCAGATGTTGCTGCACAGGCCATTTTAAAGGCTGTAAAAAAAGACGATCGCCGTGTCTTAATTGGGACAGATGCCAAAATTATGGATCTGGTACAACGCATTACACCGACAGGTTATACACAAGCGATGAACTTTTTGACTGGGAAAAAGCGTCAAAAATAA
- a CDS encoding efflux RND transporter periplasmic adaptor subunit, whose product MQLKNQFGKISQPLMIGLLLLITLLIALGIWFSSKDKTTDEHEHGEHEESEHADEPEGEKGHAEEGEIQLTAQQLTEQGIQIASAQQGVVSQVTVLPGKLVVNTDQQAHISPNFGGHVEQVNVELGQNVQKGQTLAVLSVPELIDQQANLRMAQASLDLARQDYQREQQLWSQGISAKQDYQRAENAYRQAQITVQSVQSRLNALGATGGVNGRFAIKAPISGVISQKDIVVGENVQLADQLFVIEQFKELWLEFNLPAQLSSQLQTNQSVTFKPNASEQKYEAVIQSLTSQADAQTGRLVVRAKLKSQAAELRPNVLVNIFLDNTSSKTALRVHKSAIQNIEGQTSVFVVDAEQKGQVHLKSQPVALGQASNDGQWIEVVSGIKAGQRYVSQGSFVLKSELEKGEADHAH is encoded by the coding sequence ATGCAACTTAAAAATCAATTTGGAAAAATATCACAGCCATTGATGATTGGGCTTTTGCTCCTCATTACACTCCTCATCGCTTTAGGGATTTGGTTTAGCTCGAAAGATAAAACCACCGATGAACATGAGCATGGGGAACATGAAGAATCTGAACATGCGGATGAGCCCGAGGGCGAAAAAGGACATGCCGAGGAAGGTGAAATTCAACTGACAGCGCAGCAACTGACAGAGCAAGGCATTCAGATCGCTTCGGCTCAACAAGGCGTGGTGTCTCAAGTCACGGTTCTGCCTGGAAAGCTTGTGGTGAATACCGATCAGCAAGCCCATATTTCGCCAAACTTTGGTGGACATGTGGAGCAGGTGAACGTGGAGCTTGGTCAAAACGTACAAAAAGGACAAACTTTAGCAGTACTGTCCGTACCTGAACTGATTGATCAACAAGCCAATTTACGGATGGCTCAAGCCAGTTTGGACTTGGCACGTCAAGATTATCAACGTGAACAGCAGTTATGGTCACAGGGTATTTCAGCTAAACAAGACTACCAACGGGCAGAAAATGCTTACCGACAGGCGCAGATTACTGTGCAATCCGTGCAAAGTCGTTTAAATGCACTGGGGGCAACAGGTGGTGTAAATGGTCGTTTTGCCATTAAAGCGCCCATCTCAGGGGTGATTAGCCAAAAAGATATCGTGGTGGGTGAAAACGTACAATTGGCCGATCAGCTTTTTGTGATTGAACAATTTAAAGAGTTGTGGCTTGAGTTTAATCTGCCTGCACAGTTATCGAGTCAATTACAAACCAATCAAAGTGTAACGTTCAAACCGAATGCCTCTGAGCAAAAATATGAAGCTGTCATCCAAAGCTTAACCTCTCAGGCCGATGCTCAAACGGGCCGCTTAGTGGTACGCGCTAAATTAAAAAGCCAAGCGGCTGAATTACGTCCAAATGTTTTGGTGAATATCTTTTTAGACAATACCAGTTCCAAAACAGCGCTTCGTGTCCATAAAAGTGCTATTCAAAACATTGAGGGTCAAACGTCCGTATTTGTAGTCGACGCTGAACAAAAAGGGCAAGTGCATTTGAAATCACAGCCTGTTGCACTTGGACAAGCGTCAAATGATGGTCAATGGATTGAAGTCGTTTCAGGCATAAAAGCAGGGCAACGCTATGTCAGCCAAGGCAGCTTTGTTCTTAAATCTGAACTCGAAAAAGGCGAGGCTGATCATGCACACTAA